TCAAACACAAAATTAGGAAGTTGTGCCCCCATTATTTGATAAGAGGGAAAGTTCTGATAGCTTTTGACGATCCTAGTGTTCTTCCTACGATTAGTAATCATTGATGTGATGAATTTCCTGCTTTGTAGATATGATGACTCTCCTAAATTTTGAAAGTCCAATTTGAAAGTTGCCGCCATGCCAAAACGCAAGTTTCAAGAAGTAGATATTGAGAATGACGAATGCTGTGTTGCCCAAAAACATGGCAATGTGTCTGATGGTGATAGCAGCAATGAATGTTCCATTTCAAATGGTGGTAGGTTTAGTATAAAGATGTGAACTTATTACAATTTTTGCTTGTAGATtctcatgaaaataaaaaaataatctaCCCACtatttataagaataattgttcGTTTCATAGTCTAGAAATAACAGATAAGTTTTCTTGAGATTTGTCCATAGGCTAGTTAGATTTTCTATTGAGTACTCACAACGCACAGTGCGTCTTACTACTGCCGATAACAATGCCGAGCTTCCGTCCAGTATCAATTGATTCTGGTCCAGTATTGTTTAGACATAATCTCTAGCGATGCTATGAACTTATTTGTGtttcattgaaaaatattttacgcATCGTTAATTTAATAAGGTTGGTAAAAACAGTATAACAACTAATGAACAAGTGGGCACATTTGTATCCATTTTTGTTTCACTCATCTTGGTTTTTTTTCCCGAGAATTTCACATAAATTCAAGGTTAAATGTTGACTTTAGTAATTGAGGACTAGTACCGCCAATATTATACCCTATTGTACAACTTACTCATGGTATTCATAAGGCATTGGATTCAGGGTTGCTGAAAACATATCCTATGGCACAACCTTGATGTGATATTTATTACATCATGTATGTaatgtttacaaataatttcAGCTATCTGTGATGGAGTTGAAGGTCAACCTAGAAAGAAACGTCGAAAGTCAGTTAATTTTGAACAAGTCGAAGTATTCTACTTTCCACGTGCACAAGGATTTGCTTGTGTGCCTAGTCAGGGTGGAACGACACTCGGTATGTATTACACTTGTGCGGTAGTATAGCGCTATTGAAAATGGTTTCAATTGCCCAATACCTGGATACAGCCTGCTTATATCCGCGTACATTTTGATTGTAGGTATGACTAAAAATCATGCACACAAAGAGGAATATCCATTAAAACATTACAGAAAACTACGTAAGCTTGTGCGACGGAAAAAGGCTGATGTAGAAGAGTCAGCGGAGAATAGTTTCAGCATTGATGCAATCAATGACATTAGTCAGGATGAAATTGTACAGACGGACAGCGAGGAAGATGACACAGAGACTGATGGCTTTTTTCTTCAACCTGTTCCAATTCGCCTCAGACGATCGTTACTTAAGCTATCTGGTGTCAAAAAGGTTGACAGTGCCGAGCGTGAAGAATGTAAAGAGCTGCGAGGCAGCCGAGAAGAGTGTGGCTGTGACTGTCAGACGGTTTGCTTGCCCGAAAGCTGTCTCTGTGCAATCAATGGCATCCAGTGTCAGGTAGATAGATTTTCATTTCCGTGCGGCTGCACAATAAAAGGATGTCAAAACCCGTCTGGTAGAATTGAATTTAATCCAAACAAGGTGCGCAAGCATTACAAACACACCATGACAAGGTTGAACAAGGAAACGCTTGAAGATACAGTTGAAAAGATAGCCGAGACGAGCTGCGACTTCACTGCACTCAGGCATTCAAAGCATATCAGATTCTCTGATGACGGTGAAGCTGTGGAAGGTGAGGTCGCTTTCAACAGCACCGAAAATGGCTGCTGTTTAGACTGTAGTTTGACGGGCACACCTGGTCACTCACTCGAAGAGTGTAATGTTGCTAGTCACAGTGTCGCTGATTTATGTTCTGCACCTTCGTCTGCTTGCTTGAATCACTTATCTTGTGCTTCTGATCTTGCGTGTGACTTGTCGGATAGTACTCCTCACACACTTTCTCATTTTTCTGTCTCCGCGCAGTCCTCTGTTGCCGCTGATAATCCACTAGTTAGTGCAGACAATCTTTCTAATTGTTCTAGTCATAGGCTAACCTCATTGGAGCCCATCTCTGGCTTGCTTAACCCTATTCTTAATACGGTAGACTCCCTTGATATGTATAGCTTACCACATCTGCATCAGCAATCCGCCCCTATGTTTGATGACTTGGATGCTACTCCGAAGGATGATACTGAGTGGCAATCTCTCTCGCATGAATCTTTACTTACCACTAATAATCTTATTCCTATGAAGGAGAATAACTACTCAGACTCGGACAGTAGCGTTGCGAGTTCTTCCCATGATAGTCTAGAGGCCACCGATAAAAATCATACCTCCTTTTCTTTATCTACTTTGAAACCCGCCCATCTTTCTTTTCAGTTACCGTCTAGTCATAATGTCGTGCATGCTATGAGTTCTGAGTTTCACGATCTGGATGAGTGTAAACCGAGCCCTACCTTGCCTACAATTTCTACGGAGGCTAGCGCTTGACAATCGGTGAGCGTGAGCCAGTGAAATTATAGACAAGGTATGTATAGTACTAGTCAAATAGTCATGCTGTCGTCTCGCCTTGTTATCAATGTCGTAAGATCTGTTCTGCTTTTTTGATGAGTGTTCCAATTGGTGCTGCTTCACCGCTAGACAAGAATTATTGGATGCTCTTTGCATATTTGTCAATAGATTTTCACAAAATGCTTACAAGATGCCGTTTTTCTAACTTgctattgttgtttgttgttttgtatATCAATTGTTATCGTAATTTTACAATCAGTCATTGTTAGTCAGCTGCCAATGTAGTCGCAATGATACAGATTCATATGTTTATGAACTCCTCTTTATAGATAACATTAACTCGTTCTTTTCTTACGTCCTTCAGCCAACTTTGAAATGGCATCGCACTTTGGCGTAGTTACATAAATCTGTACTCAAGGAACTTATGATAATGTTATTGATTGGTTTTGTGATATCTGTAGCGACTTTATTGGTATTCATAGAGTTTAAAAATAAACCTGCTTCCCTCAAGTCATCGATTCAGAATTGTTCGCTTCTTCCTTCTTAGGCCAATTATTTCTCATAAGCATTGGCAAGTGAAGCAAGTATCCTAAATGACCATCTGAAAGCACGAAGCAAGTTATTACTGTTAATGTCACACATGTTCATTCCAGAAACTAATAAAGGG
Above is a window of Watersipora subatra chromosome 3, tzWatSuba1.1, whole genome shotgun sequence DNA encoding:
- the LOC137389836 gene encoding cysteine/serine-rich nuclear protein 3-like, encoding MPKRKFQEVDIENDECCVAQKHGNVSDGDSSNECSISNGAICDGVEGQPRKKRRKSVNFEQVEVFYFPRAQGFACVPSQGGTTLGMTKNHAHKEEYPLKHYRKLRKLVRRKKADVEESAENSFSIDAINDISQDEIVQTDSEEDDTETDGFFLQPVPIRLRRSLLKLSGVKKVDSAEREECKELRGSREECGCDCQTVCLPESCLCAINGIQCQVDRFSFPCGCTIKGCQNPSGRIEFNPNKVRKHYKHTMTRLNKETLEDTVEKIAETSCDFTALRHSKHIRFSDDGEAVEGEVAFNSTENGCCLDCSLTGTPGHSLEECNVASHSVADLCSAPSSACLNHLSCASDLACDLSDSTPHTLSHFSVSAQSSVAADNPLVSADNLSNCSSHRLTSLEPISGLLNPILNTVDSLDMYSLPHLHQQSAPMFDDLDATPKDDTEWQSLSHESLLTTNNLIPMKENNYSDSDSSVASSSHDSLEATDKNHTSFSLSTLKPAHLSFQLPSSHNVVHAMSSEFHDLDECKPSPTLPTISTEASA